A genomic window from Stigmatopora argus isolate UIUO_Sarg chromosome 13, RoL_Sarg_1.0, whole genome shotgun sequence includes:
- the map2 gene encoding microtubule-associated protein 2 isoform X4, with the protein MADDRQPEDGVAQWDASGAQPPTGSHGANGFSSSSYRTCQTGATHATSPSFSARENGFNGELTGAHAITAEQVSARIVQEVTAEAVAVLKGEQESQRLPSVEDTTNLPPSPPPSPAAEQFGPLEQEETMEALTAEYEEDVEEDDDDDVEEEEEEEESADAALDEQQWSGEESDVDIPEAEFLGKGENIDKTQAEANIPTAENSMDKEEVEGEKSPETAVKMDLEKPGSEKSESMSPDSIGSEKRPEEISEPQPQGFFAGERIVPESPTADLPSFVPSIVHVQAKESPKSITLQPIYGEPLTVSEKQPSVEVVEFSGLSSPSDFSSMGVRVDGGNLTGDAMSAYFETTATDPHVSPRGKGEGYYELSRVSEETLMVDSKIQEPGATLQGCLETQNVNTPNFSVPDRGNDCKLSPGKLALDQRSYSLNITIGAKDQSGQGKMTSFSPLATDILTYTSGSFDESADYLPITTPSGEKPPPLPPLILETAASIASDSSSPPRMAEGFSNPSLEPESPESPMTTLPCDHSPENEPVMSQDLPELLDLVECRSRLSSENTEPEIVRRKSFQGFPDDMLSNFASGEQSPGLKKSDSQLEEMGYCVFSEYSGPMPSPADVISPANTSTHVFTPAVLEEKVAAQARKLAVRDTSLEDKNQTLDVDISEEMENSERERKDSSKESQKNINDPLITSISEKLKSPGKQGEPFVTPTVTVTLEEGGRSGSETDQQASGEGSASESEIADYERQIRKLEMEARPLSMEEERELQELREKVKLVHQEAYEEVDAEDVYQLTGVAKDRIARPVKTSPTSSVESNIDDDKLLSPVLSPSKLKQKELYGSPKRAISPVLAVNKEGKEESDKKLKELDQIEAAQKKEVEIEEIEVKESEKKLDERKELEEKEKKKNEEVDKIQKEEKEQGAKEREAKERIESERKEKERELKEREEVDQKEKEKKEKEEKEMREMEEVAKLEKERKEKEEKEIREREERERIEKERKDKEREIREREEAAKLEKERKEKEEQEMREREEAAKLEKERKEKEEKEIREREEVTKLERERKEKEEKETREREEAAKLEKETREREEVAKLEKERKEKEEKEIREREEAERMEKDRKEKEEREMREREEAERMEKDRKEREEREMLEKAEKIENEQKEKEEREMRERKEAERIENERQEKLKSEAQKVIKEKEAGEIEEKEEEEKEKEEKKLKEKPNVEETELKLEENEIKDEELATGAVGVKDIVEICAAIESVVTVEDDFITVVQTIDKADEPGHSVRFSAPPEALCTPGEEELEEEEDEEEEGDEEESVELAQEADIEAGSFEEVCHIPEAPASPQRQAQTVETEEPTESYDRDETTMDDSILDSSWVDTHDDDKSTATEQIQLLPTVPSPVNESTALPNNQTLQKRTEKHEKPAKPKTKGGRAKGRLSTPERKPLHEEMSREKKKAVIKKNELAKKMETQTLSPSKRIGPKKAVRQTRSTQHHSCPRRRPTEAASDNRQPFTVTRRSCDRALDGRSQSPNKRSSMPRQASVLTRRAYHEQEDSSTSITSSGSTAPRRPTACHAVMRAEHRTGRAPSMTVSEPLRSRSARSGHSTPRTPGSSGMTPGTPPSCSSSSRTPGTPRSLSLMSHERRVAVTRTPPKSPATTPKQLRLLTQPLPDFKKIRSKVRSTDNIKYQPKGGQTHREQIMAAEVNHKASSWIWNSVLRVISFTLCLSAAHSMTWTQGLLNQILNQQLDFRYIQSIFCSKDNLKQPPSGGNVLIPSVKMNYSHVQSRCGSLDRRGYSAGGGNVQIQNKKIDLSHVTSKCGSLDNIHHRPGGGNIRIESVKLDFKDKAQAKIGSLDNAHHTPGGGRITIETHRLTFRDHAKARVDHGADIIVRSPGRSRSLSPHRQRDSHISSSGSLNMLESPQLATLAEDVTAALAKQGL; encoded by the exons ATGGCAGATGACCGACAGCCAGAAGACGGTGTCGCTCAGTGGGATGCTTCGGGGGCACAGCCGCCCACTGGTTCCCACGGGGCCAATGGTTTCTCATCTTCTTCGTACAGGACATGCCAGACTGGTGCTACTCATGCAACCTCTCCGTCCTTCTCTGCAAGAGAAAATGGGTTCAATGGCGAGTTAACTGGTGCGCATGCTATAACTGCAG AGCAAGTCTCTGCTAGAATCGTGCAGGAAGTGACTGCCGAGGCGGTGGCGGTACTGAAGGGGGAACAGGAGAGTCAAAGACTGCCATCAG TTGAAGACACCACTAATTTACCTCCATCGCCCCCTCCCTCACCTGCTGCAGAACAATTTGGTCCTCTTGAACAAG AAGAGACCATGGAGGCTCTTACAGCTGAGTACGAGGAAGATGTTgaagaggatgatgatgatgatgttgaggaggaggaagaggaggaagagagtGCAGATGCAGCTCTAGATGAGCAACAATGGAGTGGGGAAGAGTCTGACGTGGACATACCCGAAGCTGAATTTTTAGGGAAGGGAGAGAACATAGATAAGACCCAGGCCGAGGCTAATATTCCGACTGCAGAAAACTCTATGGACAAAGAGGAAGTAGAGGGTGAGAAGAGCCCTGAGACAG CTGTGAAGATGGACTTGGAGAAACCTGGAAGTGAGAAAAGTGAGTCCATGAGTCCAGACAGCATCGGATCTGAGAAACGGCCAGAGGAGATTTCGGAGCCTCAGCCCCAGGGATTCTTTGCCGGAGAACGAATCGTACCAGAGAGTCCCACTGCGGATTTGCCCAGTTTTGTACCTTCCATTGTTCATGTTCAAGCCAAAGAATCTCCAAAGTCAATCACCCTTCAGCCCATTTATGGCGAACCCCTTACAGTGTCGGAGAAGCAGCCCTCTGTGGAAGTAGTAGAGTTTAGTGGCCTCAGCTCCCCCTCTGATTTCTCTTCAATGGGAGTCAGAGTAGACGGAGGAAACTTGACAGGTGATGCAATGTCAGCATATTTTGAAACAACAGCCACTGATCCGCATGTGTCCCCTCGGGGTAAAGGTGAGGGTTATTATGAACTAAGCAGAGTCAGTGAAGAAACGTTGATGGTTGATTCCAAGATTCAGGAACCTGGTGCGACATTACAAGGGTGTCTTGAAACGCAAAACGTCAACACTCCAAATTTTTCAGTTCCTGACAGGGGTAATGATTGCAAGTTATCTCCAGGTAAACTGGCCTTGGATCAAAGAAGTTATTCCCTAAATATTACCATTGGAGCAAAGGATCAAAGTGGCCAAGGGAAAATGACAAGCTTTTCTCCATTAGCCACTGACATCCTGACGTACACCAGTGGAAGTTTCGATGAGTCGGCAGATTACCTCCCAATCACAACCCCCTCTGGAGAAAAGCCACCTCCCTTGCCTCCACTAATCCTGGAGACTGCAGCTTCAATTGCTTCGGATTCGTCATCTCCACCAAGGATGGCTGAAGGCTTTTCGAACCCAAGCCTTGAACCAGAGTCTCCTGAGTCCCCCATGACAACCCTGCCATGCGACCACAGCCCTGAGAATGAGCCAGTAATGAGTCAGGACTTGCCTGAATTGCTAGATCTTGTTGAGTGCCGCTCTAGGCTGTCCTCTGAAAACACGGAACCAGAGATTGTGAGGAGAAAGTCATTCCAGGGTTTCCCTGATGACATGCTGTCTAACTTTGCATCAGGTGAACAAAGTCCTGGACTTAAAAAGAGTGACAGTCAGCTGGAAGAGATGGGCTATTGTGTGTTCAGCGAATATTCAGGCCCTATGCCATCCCCTGCCGACGTGATTAGCCCAGCAAACACTTCTACACACGTCTTTACTCCCGCTGTTCTTGAGGAGAAAGTTGCTGCGCAAGCCAGGAAATTGGCAGTTCGAGACACATCGTTGGAAGACAAGAACCAGACTCTAGACGTGGATATCAGTGAAGAAATGGAAAAtagtgaaagagagagaaaggattCATCCAAAGAAAGTCAAAAGAATATCAACGACCCTCTGATTACATCTATAAGTGAAAAGTTAAAATCACCTGGCAAGCAAGGGGAGCCATTTGTGACACCTACTGTCACTGTGACTTTAGAAGAAGGAGGGAGGTCAGGTAGCGAAACAGATCAACAAGCCAGTGGCGAAGGCTCTGCCTCTGAAAGTGAGATTGCTGATTATGAGAGGCAAATTCGTAAACTGGAGATGGAGGCCAGGCCTCTCAGCATGGAGGAAGAACGAGAGTTGCAGGAGCTTCGGGAGAAAGTGAAGCTAGTGCACCAGGAGGCATACGAAGAGGTGGATGCTGAAGATGTGTACCAATTAACCGGGGTGGCCAAGGATCGAATTGCCAGGCCTGTCAAAACGTCACCCACTTCTTCAGTGGAAAGCAATATTGATGATGATAAATTACTCTCTCCAGTGCTCTCACCATCCAAGCTTAAACAAAAAGAGCTTTATGGTTCCCCCAAAAGAGCCATATCGCCAGTCTTAGCGGTAAACAAAGAGGGCAAGGAAGAGTCAgataaaaaattgaaagaactggatcaaataGAAGCGGCGCAGAAAAAAGAGGTTGAGATAGAGGAGATTGAAGTTAAAGAGTCTGAAAAGAAACTGGATGAAAGGAAGGAACTggaggagaaggaaaaaaagaaaaatgaagaagTGGATAAGAttcaaaaggaagaaaaagaacAGGGAGCTAAAGAAAGGGAAGCGAAAGAGAGGATTGAGAgcgaaaggaaagaaaaagagaggGAATTGAAAGAAAGAGAAGAAGTAGACCAAAAGgagaaggaaaagaaagaaaaagaagagaaggAAATGAGAGAAATGGAAGAGGTGGCTAAAttagagaaagaaaggaaagaaaaggaaGAGAAGGAAATTCGAGAAAgagaagagagggagagaattgagaaagaaagaaaagataaagagaGGGAAATAAGAGAAAGGGAAGAGGCGGCAAAAttagagaaagaaaggaaagaaaaagaagagcaagAAATGAGAGAAAGGGAAGAGGCGGCTAaattagagaaagaaagaaaagaaaaggaagaGAAGGAAATCAGAGAAAGAGAAGAGGTGACAAAATTAGAGAGAGAAAGGAAGGAAAAAGAGGAGAAAGAAACGAGAGAAAGGGAAGAGGCGGCTAAATTAGAAAAAGAAACAAGAGAAAGGGAAGAAGTGGCTAAAttagagaaagaaaggaaagaaaaggaggagaaggaaaTACGAGAAAGAGAAGAGGCAGAGAGAATGGAGAAAGATAGGAAGGAAAAGGAGGAGAGAGAAATGAGAGAGCGGGAAGAAGCAGAGAGAATGGAGAAAGATAGGAAAGAAAGAGAAGAGAGGGAAATGCTGGAAAAGGCAGAGAAAATAGAGAATGAACAGAAAGAAAAGGAGGAGAGAGAGATGAGAGAAAGGAAAGAAGCAGAGAGGATTGAAAATGAAAGGcaagaaaaactgaaaagtgaagcgcaaaaagtcataaaagagaAAGAGGCAGGGGAGATTGAAGaaaaggaagaggaagaaaaggaaaaagaggagaaaaagtTAAAGGAGAAGCCAAATGTAGAAGAGACAGAGCTAAAACTGGAGGAGAATGAGATAAAGGATGAAGAGTTAGCCACTGGGGCAGTTGGGGTAAAGGACATCGTTGAGATTTGTGCTGCCATTGAATCCGTGGTTACGGTGGAAGATGATTTCATAACTGTGGTCCAGACCATCGATAAAGCGGATGAACCAGGACACAGTGTTCGTTTTTCCGCTCCACCCGAAGCCTTGTGCACACCTGGCGAGGAAGAGctagaagaagaggaagatgaggaggaagaAGGTGATGAAGAGGAGTCTGTGGAGTTAGCCCAGGAGGCGGACATCGAGGCTGGGAGTTTTGAAGAGGTATGCCACATTCCCGAGGCTCCTGCATCCCCTCAGAGACAGGCTCAAACTGTCGAAACAGAAGAACCGACTGAGAGTTATGATCGAGATGAAACCACCATGGATGACTCTATCCTGGACAGCTCTTGGGTGGACACACATG ATGATGATAAGAGCACGGCTACAGAGCAGATACAACTTTTGCCAACGGTGCCTAGCCCCGTCAATGAGTCCACAGCGCTCCCAAATAACCAAACACTGCAGAAGAGAACAGAGAAGCACGAAAAGCCAGCCAAGCCTAAAACGAAGGGCGGGCGGGCCAAAGGCCGACTCTCCACTCCTGAACGCAAACCACTACACGAAGAAATGTCTCGGGAGAAGAAAAAAG CTGTGATAAAGAAGAACGAGTtagccaaaaaaatggaaactcaGACTCTTTCCCCATCCAAGAGGATTGGACCGAAAAAAGCTGTCCGCCAAACCCGCTCCACCCAACATCATTCCTGTCCTAGAAGGAGACCCACAG AGGCAGCTTCTGACAATCGTCAGCCTTTCACAGTTACAAGACGGTCTTGTGATAGAGCATTG GATGGCCGATCACAAAGCCCTAATAAGAGATCTTCGATGCCACGGCAAGCTTCCGTTCTTACTCGCCGTGCATACCATGAACAAGAAGATAGTTCAACCTCCATTACCAGCTCTGGTTCTACAGCGCCACGCAGACCCACAG CCTGCCATGCTGTTATGCGAGCAGAACACAGGACAGGTCGAGCTCCCAGTATGACAG tttcAGAGCCACTGCGCTCCCGTTCAGCTCGCAGCGGTCACTCCACACCACGTACCCCCGGCTCTAGCGGCATGACCCCAGGGACCCCTCCTAGTTGCTCATCATCCTCACGAACCCCTGGGACTCCTCGCTCTCTCAGCTTGATGTCCCATGAGAGGAGGGTGGCTGTGACCCGCACTCCACCCAAATCCCCTGCCACTACTCCCAAGCAGCTCCGACTCCTTACCCAACCTCTACCTGACTTCAAGAAGATTCGATCCAAGGTTCGCTCCACAGACAATATCAAGTACCAGCCCAAAGGTGGACAG ACACACAGGGAGCAAATAATGGCAGCTGAGGTCAATCACAAGGCCTCTTCCTGGATTTGGAACTCAGTGCTTCGAGTCATCTCCTTTACTTTGTGTCTGTCAGCGGCTCACAGTATGACCTGGACCCAAGGCCTGCTG aATCAAATTTTAAATCAACAGCTGGACTTCAGGTACATACAATCAATATTCTGCTCCAAGGATAATCTGAAGCAACCTCCAAGTGGAGGCAAT GTTCTCATCCCCAGTGTTAAGATGAACTATAGCCATGTTCAGTCTAGGTGTGGGTCGTTGGACAGGAGGGGCTACTCAGCAGGAGGTGGCAAT gtacagatacaaaacaagaaaattgaTCTGAGTCATGTGACCTCAAAATGTGGCTCTTTAGACAACATTCATCATCGCCCTG GGGGTGGTAATATTCGTATTGAGAGTGTGAAGTTAGACTTCAAAGACAAAGCCCAGGCCAAGATTGGATCCTTGGATAATGCTCACCACACTCCAGGAGGAGGTCGTATCACA ATTGAGACCCACAGACTGACGTTCCGTGACCACGCCAAGGCTCGAGTGGACCACGGAGCAGACATCATCGTCCGGTCACCAGGCCGTTCCCGTTCCCTGTCCCCGCACCGCCAGCGGGACAGCCATATTTCGTCCTCCGGCAGTCTCAACATGTTGGAGTCACCGCAGTTAGCCACCTTAGCTGAAGACGTCACTGCCGCTCTGGCCAAGCAGGGTTTGTGA